Part of the Oryzias melastigma strain HK-1 linkage group LG11, ASM292280v2, whole genome shotgun sequence genome, ACAACCCTCAGGTGTGGGTGTGGAGCCTGAGGTTCATGTTTGGCTCCAGTCTTCAGGACCGGTGAGAGCGGCAGCTGGAAGCTCACAACAGGGACGTCTGAAGTGTGCGTCTCCACCAACCGTCTGCTGTGTTTCAGTGTTCTGTCGGAGAGCGGCTGCTTCCTCCTCGTTGTGTTTGGCCGCACCCACAGAGCTCCACAGTTCTTCCAGTGTCGAGGCTCCAGAACCGGACCGCAGCTGGACTGTCAGATTCTGACCAGCACCCAGTCTGTCACACTGTACCAGGTAACCAAACGCACTGCAGGACAGTAGTGACCGATGAgaactttgaaatgtttcatccTCATTCCTACTGAAGGCAAAATGAGTTGAAAAATTGTAAGACAGCtgaaaagtagcaaaaaaagcaattacaTTTTACAGTCATGTGAAAAAATTAAGTCACCCTATGGAAGCCTGTATGTTTTCCCACATAATTTGGAtacatttaatatcaatttaaCCTGTAATTTCAACATGATGCAATTTCTGCTTATGCTTTTTAAAAGGGCTAAGTGTTTTAAaacgcttatttagacttttttaaattaattattaggAAAATAAAGTGGGAAAGTGTCCATTTTCACCgattattattcacaatctaagttcaaagcagctgatcaGAAAACTGATGACTCAGCATTCTAACAGCCTTTAAACGGATCACTCACAGACGAATCTTAgagatgtgaaaagagtctcacccTAGGCTGGTGCGTAAATAAGGTTTCGTGTGTGCGAAATTTAGATTtgtctgtaattttttaagatttgcatgtgtaaatAGTTTAACACTGATGtaatttaatttgtgcatgtgtaaatattatttttttgttgtcatttttgtaccTATGCACATATTGTATTATATGAGTGACAAATctagaattacgcacgcacaaatcggggtgatacTTGTATATATACAGCATTTACATATACAGTTTGTGTCTAAGGAGGTATTAAACATTCAACATCATAACAGCACAATTAGGAAGAGACAGTAATTCGAAAGTTTATCAAACTGAATGGATTCTTTCTCGAAGGTTGCTGTTTAAAATCTTACAAGCATTGAATTTCTGAATTTAGAAATAATACCTCAAAaccattttaaccctttaacacccaggctccagtgtttatgttctttgatttactgcaacgTTCAACCGTTAaaacgatcaacgtaattctcATACGAGccgctttttttccctcagaatctgctggaattacgttgatcgtgttagtGGTTGAAAAGTTGtgttatgttaaagattttgtgtttaagcgtcactgccgacgcctcaggtgttactTTTCAGTCCAAGCTGGACTCCCAACGTTTCCGATCCTCAAAGTGTCGTGTGCAGCAGGTGGCTCCAGCGGACGGCGGGGTTCTGCGCTGTGATCTGGGTTCAGAGGTCCACggcagacaggcagaggtcttCAGAGCAGCTCAGCGCTCTTTCAGCAGGTTTGACCTTTCACCTTTAGAGGTTCGGATCAGCGCCGCCCGCAGGTGACAATCCAGCTCACTATTCTGTGTCCTCAGCTCGCCTCTGCCTGCAGCCGGGCTCTCCGTCAGTGACCAGGACTCCGGCGTGGAGGACGAGGACCTGTCGCCCCGGCCGTCTCcaaacccccaccccccagctcCACAGGTCAGGGGTCAACTTGTCTGGAATTCTGTCTGTGCTTTCCCCACAAAGCTGCAAATTTCTCCTGTTTTGCTGAgagattgattttattttttttctgaggagtCTGAGAGTCGAAGCGTCTCCTCTTCTTCACCTCCTCATCTGTGGTGTTTGTCGTCTCAGACTCGCAGGGTGCAGCCGTCCGTCCCCGAACTCTCTCTGCTCGTTGACGGCAGCTTCTCCTTCAACCAGAACCGGGACTCTGACTCCGCCCCCAGAACGTCTCCTCCTGACAACAAGGCCCCTGCTCctgccacctcctcctcctcagccccTGCTCCTgccacctcctcttcctcagcccCTGCTCCTGCCACCTCCTCAGCCCCTGCTCCTGCTCCACACCTCCACAGCACTCCCAACTCAAACTTTCACCAGCCGTGCATGTGTTGTTCCGCCCGCGCCTACAGCTGCACCTCCATCCACCCCTCCCCGGCAGCTCCAACTCCCTCCCATCATCACACTTCTCCTTCTGCTCCGTCTCCTTCCACCCCCCATCAGAAACCTTGTGCCAGCCCCCGCCCTGTTCTTCAGCACCCTTCAGTCTACCAGCGCTCTCCTCCACCCGTGGAGTCGGACTCTCCTCGTCCTCAATCCCACCAtcacactcctcctcctcctaacCACTACTCCTCTGTGCCCCATAAATCCTCCCATTAtcactctcctcctcctcctggtcctcccctcctctcctccaACCAGAAAGCTCTTCACCCCCCTCCTCCTACCAGCCAGCATGTCTTCCCATCCCATCCTGGTCCTGCGTCTCCTCCACCCTCCTCAGGCTGCCCCAGTTCCATTGCCCCACCCTCCCACACGTCTCCTCCCTCCCCAtgtcctgctgctcctcctccctgCCACTGctgcccccctcctcctctatCAAACCCAGCATTAGGAGCCAACCCCCTGTCTCCTTCTTGGCTCCCACGCCCCCCCTGTGTGAATCGATGCTGTGATCCGTTGTCGGGAGTCGCTCCATCGGACACCTACCAGCTCCTGCTCCACCAGGACCGCCAGCTGCGCCTCCTTCAGGCTCAGGTTTGAGTCTCACTTTGttgcatttaataaataaatggagaGTTCATGAAATAATCTTAccgaccagcagggggcagaaTTTATACCAACCTTTTCAGCTttgttaaaactttcttttaggATCAATGAAGTCAGTTTGAACCAAAGATCTGAGAAAACAGGCAACCAGActgttttaaagctttgttttaTATGTTTCAATATCATAAATTGAGTTTATAGAAGCAGGAAACAGACCATCATgcattgcagcagcagcttATTTCTGTGGTTGAAAATGCTGATTTGGTCTTTGATGGTCTCGGTTCCTCACACTTGTCGTCGCAGGTCCAGATGCTGCTGGAGGCTCAAAAGAAACTGCAGGTCAACACTCAGACGTCCACAAGCACGGTCAGCGTCGCCGTGGAAACAGGTCAGTGTTTCCCAGCCTCCTGTTCACCTGACCAAACAGGCGATCCATCTCATCACACTGCCGTCTTCAGGTGCCAGTCTGTTCTGGGGGAGCGGCCCAGAACAGCCTCCCCCTCATCAGAACgaccactcctcctcctccccatcATCAACATCATGCCCCCCCACCTCATCACATGAGAGGAgacctgtgggaggagctgagaGTGGTGACATCACAGGTCAGGAAGTGCCATCCTCCCCCCCAGTTCAGGCCAGGTGAGTGAACTGATTTGCCTTCATTTGATTGTCGTAGTTCAGCAAATGTAACAAAAGAGAAGAATCCCAGTTAAGacttttatggttttttttatCCCCACTGTCATTAAACTCCATTTGAAACTTCAACTTCAGCTGCAATCATCATTTATTCTGGatgtttaaaacaagtttttatgtcTTAATGGAAACATAAGCTGTCAAAGAATCACAAcacaagatgaaaaaaatgttttgaaaatgtttaaataattgaaaataaaccCTTTTCTTCTCTGTTCAGCCTGAGTGGTTTACAGAGTCCGGTTCTGGGGGAAAGTGTCAGCATGTACGCAGCCAGAGACGAGCAGCAGAGCTTCTACAAGAACCTCATGGTACCGCATCTTCATCTTTGAAGCTCAGAACCACTGTGCTTCTGGCTGAGACTTTTGTTTAAGGGATTActattcccttttttattttttggagtataatcTGTCTcatgattgtgtttgtgtggagtAGATCTCTAACATAAACTTCCTTTTGTCCTCAGACTCAGCTCCACAGTCGTCTCCAGGATCCAGACGACAAACAGGAGGCAGAGGAAGATTCCAGGAGGAAGAGTCTGCCCTCCTCTGAGCACTCCCACTCTTCCTCATCCGCCTCCTCCTCAACCTCGACCCAGAGGAAGAAGCGGCAGCTTCCAGAACCAGACCCCGTGGTCAGAGCCACCGTTcggcagctgcagcagctgggcGTGGACGTGGACGAGGCCGACGTGACGGAGTCGGACAAACACAGACTCAAAGCCGTGGAGAGCGCCAGGTATGGAGTTCAGCTAAAGCAGCATTTAGGAAGTGTAGTatgcagttaaaaacaaaaactcacacTCCTCA contains:
- the stil gene encoding SCL-interrupting locus protein homolog isoform X2, which codes for MSCPVKLQALPSSVFEKVVTPENMRVRSSVSSLTQLSFPKSRSALWDSTPAGEKLRLQLCSHRKLRLVLQEKTLRLAQRHARHSNKPRLHFFLLGSVSVDADEEGITVTLDRFDPGRDQAGGSGLVPSAVPPGGVVVPCLFSDRPEPESVVQSETDFHQCFKVLQHAVSSRQTLDLSQLLKVRAQISCSQQCDAAVFSLSWLAVCPAVSVDIQPVRPVPIIPTALLRSLSGAGRPSQPSSQQRGFLTMDQTRKLVLLLESDPKASSLPLVGLWMSGITHVYNPQVWVWSLRFMFGSSLQDRVLSESGCFLLVVFGRTHRAPQFFQCRGSRTGPQLDCQILTSTQSVTLYQVAPADGGVLRCDLGSEVHGRQAEVFRAAQRSFSSSPLPAAGLSVSDQDSGVEDEDLSPRPSPNPHPPAPQTRRVQPSVPELSLLVDGSFSFNQNRDSDSAPRTSPPDNKAPAPATSSSSAPAPATSSSSAPAPATSSAPAPAPHLHSTPNSNFHQPCMCCSARAYSCTSIHPSPAAPTPSHHHTSPSAPSPSTPHQKPCASPRPVLQHPSVYQRSPPPVESDSPRPQSHHHTPPPPNHYSSVPHKSSHYHSPPPPGPPLLSSNQKALHPPPPTSQHVFPSHPGPASPPPSSGCPSSIAPPSHTSPPSPCPAAPPPCHCCPPPPLSNPALGANPLSPSWLPRPPCVNRCCDPLSGVAPSDTYQLLLHQDRQLRLLQAQVQMLLEAQKKLQVNTQTSTSTVSVAVETGASLFWGSGPEQPPPHQNDHSSSSPSSTSCPPTSSHERRPVGGAESGDITGQEVPSSPPVQASLSGLQSPVLGESVSMYAARDEQQSFYKNLMTQLHSRLQDPDDKQEAEEDSRRKSLPSSEHSHSSSSASSSTSTQRKKRQLPEPDPVVRATVRQLQQLGVDVDEADVTESDKHRLKAVESASVLASINPAAVISRLSVSEPTASALCPGGSVDLSLEANAIALRYLSDAQLSRLSLGGHTPQHIPTLSSSNVSLLSPSNMSLATRKYMRRYGLIEEEDSEEEEEPVRGQKGSARRPLTEVKLLPQSQLLRDLRPKMQLLTASKPNTDDKENRSGRRDALIRAENQQPEGSVGNILDLSRLRQLPKLF
- the stil gene encoding SCL-interrupting locus protein homolog isoform X1, giving the protein MSCPVKLQALPSSVFEKVVTPENMRVRSSVSSLTQLSFPKSRSALWDSTPAGEKLRLQLCSHRKLRLVLQEKTLRLAQRHARHSNKPRLHFFLLGSVSVDADEEGITVTLDRFDPGRDQAGGSGLVPSAVPPGGVVVPCLFSDRPEPESVVQSETDFHQCFKVLQHAVSSRQTLDLSQLLKVRAQISCSQQCDAAVFSLSWLAVCPAVSVDIQPVRPVPIIPTALLRSLSGAGRPSQPSSQQRGFLTMDQTRKLVLLLESDPKASSLPLVGLWMSGITHVYNPQVWVWSLRFMFGSSLQDRVLSESGCFLLVVFGRTHRAPQFFQCRGSRTGPQLDCQILTSTQSVTLYQQVAPADGGVLRCDLGSEVHGRQAEVFRAAQRSFSSSPLPAAGLSVSDQDSGVEDEDLSPRPSPNPHPPAPQTRRVQPSVPELSLLVDGSFSFNQNRDSDSAPRTSPPDNKAPAPATSSSSAPAPATSSSSAPAPATSSAPAPAPHLHSTPNSNFHQPCMCCSARAYSCTSIHPSPAAPTPSHHHTSPSAPSPSTPHQKPCASPRPVLQHPSVYQRSPPPVESDSPRPQSHHHTPPPPNHYSSVPHKSSHYHSPPPPGPPLLSSNQKALHPPPPTSQHVFPSHPGPASPPPSSGCPSSIAPPSHTSPPSPCPAAPPPCHCCPPPPLSNPALGANPLSPSWLPRPPCVNRCCDPLSGVAPSDTYQLLLHQDRQLRLLQAQVQMLLEAQKKLQVNTQTSTSTVSVAVETGASLFWGSGPEQPPPHQNDHSSSSPSSTSCPPTSSHERRPVGGAESGDITGQEVPSSPPVQASLSGLQSPVLGESVSMYAARDEQQSFYKNLMTQLHSRLQDPDDKQEAEEDSRRKSLPSSEHSHSSSSASSSTSTQRKKRQLPEPDPVVRATVRQLQQLGVDVDEADVTESDKHRLKAVESASVLASINPAAVISRLSVSEPTASALCPGGSVDLSLEANAIALRYLSDAQLSRLSLGGHTPQHIPTLSSSNVSLLSPSNMSLATRKYMRRYGLIEEEDSEEEEEPVRGQKGSARRPLTEVKLLPQSQLLRDLRPKMQLLTASKPNTDDKENRSGRRDALIRAENQQPEGSVGNILDLSRLRQLPKLF